Genomic segment of Apium graveolens cultivar Ventura chromosome 7, ASM990537v1, whole genome shotgun sequence:
ATGAATGTATTAATTTAAATGTTATAATCAAATTATTCAAGATTTTGGGGAATTTAATCATTAAATTTATAGATATGTGAATTGCTAAGTTTAATTAAATACAAAATTTTATTACAATATTGTGTTTTTATCAACAAATGACACTCCCTTCTAATTAGAGGTTGGTGGTACATtgtaaaatattaaattaaagaTTCTTGTGAAACTGGCATAGAGTCATTTTAGAAAAAATATGTATTCCAACAATAACTTTTTGTAATCTTtcttataattatttaattagtaatCCATAGAAATGTTTAGATCTATCACCCCATTTCTAACCTAGCTAGTTGGtcttatatattttaaaatttaatttgcctaaaatattattattaatctttttatctttataaaatatttttttattgcTATCAACCTTACTTTGATATTATAAGTTAATTATTGCAAATACATTTGTAATAGAAATCGAGAAAATAGAGGGTATTAAATAAATGAACTCCTTTATCTTCTCAGGTAATAAAATGACGGTATAAATCTAACCAGTCTTCTTTTCCGGTAAGGAAATGATAGTATAAATATGGCGATTCTTCTTTTCCAGTAAGGAAATGATAGTATAAATATGGCGATCCTGTTTCTCAAGTAAGAAAATGATCGTGTAAATCTAGTTTCTACATAACTCTCTACATAACTCTGACTTATCCATAGTATAACTTACACATCTATCTAGCTTCCCCTCCATGTAATTTACAAAACCTATATATACCTTACTATTATTGTTTACCTTGTTCAATATCTTTTTAACTTGAATATCTTTTTGAATCATTCACTAATTAGTTGCTCAAACACAGAAGGCTTGGAGAACCATTTCGTCAATTCCTTCAACTCGCCCTAAAACGCTATACATATTGGTAGAAAAGTGACACAATCTAGGATATTTAAAAGGTGTGTTCTATCACTACAAATCTTTATTATACCTATATTAGTCTATACTAATTAATATTGTTAGTGAATTATAGTCAATGGCCTGTAACTTTTCATTAGAAAGAAATTTATATCTATGCTTAAGTCTTTTTTGTAAGTTAACTTCTAAAAGGTTCATTATATCTCAGATAGCATATAGTAGATATATTTATGTTCTTTTACCTTGTATAGTTATGTATTAACTGTGACTCGTGTAAAATATGCAGAAAATTTGACATGGCTAATAGTGGCGAAGGCCCTCCTTCTCGAATTAATTACTCCATTAAGCCGAGAACAGGTTGGGAATCAGGCGCAAGGATGTGTCAAAGACTATTGCCAAATGGAAGGCTTCCAGTGAAAAACTTAATGGTTCAGGTACACCTGTACCTAGAGTCCCTGCGAAAGGATCAACAAAAGGTTGTATGACAGGAAAAGGAGGTCCGAGTAATGGACATTACACATACAGAGGTGTTAGACAAAGGACTTCGGGCAAATGGGTGGCAGAGATTCGACAACCAAACATGGGTAAAAAGCTCTGGCTAGGTACATATGAGACTCCTCAGGAAGCTGCTAGTGCCTATGATGAAGCTGCCAGTGCTATGTATGGAACTTGTGCACGACTCAACCTACCACGATATCATTCATCGGACCAATCTTATATTGTATTTTCAACAGGTAATACAAACACAACCAGAGAAGACTGGAGGTCCATATTTGATGCTTCAAATATTAAAAATTGTGCCTGGGAGGGTCCATCTATATTAGACACTAGTATGCCATTTGTGACAAACAAGGCTGTAGTAAAGGAAGAGCCGGTAGATGATCCAATAGAGGTATTGAAGCAGACTGTAAGCACCAAAGACGGAAACGGAGATGAAGAGCAAGAATTAAAAATGCCAGATATAGAGGAGATTATGGATAGTTTAGGTTCCAGTGTGGATAATGTAGACTCCACCCCCAACCATGTTCTAGAGAGTGAATTTTGTCATAAGGAGGAAAATGTTAAAAATATAGTGCACCCTAGGAATCCCCCACAGTTCTCTCCACAGCTAGAAAAAAATGCACATGCCACACCATTTGATGGTAGCAGTGAATTTGATTTTCTTAAACCAGGCCGGCCAGAAGATTTGAATTTTTCGATTGATGAAATTAGGATGCTCGAATTTGACTCCAATATAGGGGGCCTGAACTGAGTTGGTTAGTGTAGCAATGACGTTGGAGAAGGACTTTGGTGTGGTGGTTGGTTTTCTTGAAGATTTTAGTTGCCATACTATTGTTGATTGTGATCTCATGTTTGTAGCCAACTAGTTTCCAATACCTTAGTTGCAGCTACAAATATAGTCGTCACCAAGGGAAGAAAGTTGAATTTGATTTAGGTCTTGTGTTATCTGTCCTTCTCTGTTTTCTATAAAAATGTACCATGTGTTGGTCATTGAAGTATCTTGAGTCCCTTTTCTTGGATATTTATAATGTTGACTCGATTACATAAATGTTGAAAATTATGCCATGTTGGACTTGGATTTTATATCATTGTTGACATTATGATATAATTTGTGTAATCACAGAGTATTGGTTGGGAAACATCGTAAAATTGTTATTTGACTCAGTTTCTTAATCATCCAACTCACTAAGCTCATCAAATTTAGTTAAGGTTATTAAATTTATGTTTAGTAACGCGGGGCGCTAAACTGAGTTGGTCAGTATGGAAAGGACTTTGGACGAGAATGATGATCATAATGTATTAGTGGCCCTTTGGGCGTCTTTCTTTAAGATCTCTAATTAAGCTTTGTTATTATTTCTAATATGCTAATAGACTGGAGTGTCAATAATATTTTATTGTGTTGAGTTTGTGTTATGTTCTATAAATGAATTTTGTGTTGGTCAACGAAATGTTTTCTGTTTCTTCACTTAGATAGCCATGTTGATTTGATAACATAAAGTTTTGAAGATTGTGTCATGCTAGGCTAGGAGATTTGTTATCTTTGTTAACAAGGGATAATTTGGGATAAGTTTATTTCGTTTTGACACCAACATGATGCAAGAGAAGCTCAGAGGTTTGGCTATAAGTTTGAGGCTCGAGATTGAGATAGAAATGGAAGACTGATTGAGGCTTTTTGTGGTAGTAAACCAGGGTGTGTTTAACCTGATGTTGCTGAGATGATTGCTGTAAAGGATTAACCGGCCACTCGTATCGTCGGTTTGTGATCGATTTTAACATTATTTCTGACCAAACAAGCTCGATTTCTGTGTGTGCTTTTATTGTAGTGTTAGTTCTCAAAAAATTGTAAATTTAAAAGAATTTTATGTGAAACCCAGTCTTTCAAATAATATATCATTTTAATTGCAGTCAATGCATCCTATAATTATCATCTCGATCTGTAAACTTGATGTaccaataatattattattagtCTATATTTTTAGGAGATGATCTTCTTTGTTTAATTAGCCAACCCCTTCAAATGGGATTGTTGTCCTTTATTTATACTAAGTCCCAAATGGGCTCAATCCTTACAATCtgggccttcttgggctttacatAATGTATTGTGATTATTCTAACTATAATTCCTTTGGGCCGTCTTGTCCTGGTCCAACATTAGTCCCCCTCCTTGCTTTGCGCGATATCTTTAGATTTGCGTTTTCGTGCTCTCCACCCTTGCGCTTTGAATTCCGAGGTTTTTGTCTTGATACCTGAATAAAGTTAGTGACCGGACAGGATAATGAAATGAAGGGAAAAATTAGTGAAAAAACGAACGAACGAAGCAaaagaaaaataagaaataaCTGTTAATTCGAGATAGGAGTCAAATGTGTGTGTCCGAAAAAAGAAAGGAATTAAACGTAAtgctttttttttttttttttgaaggTATATATCCGCTCATGTGtgtttttgaatttatttttccaggtttttttttttgtttttgcaGGTTTCCAGGCTAACCTCTTCGACTTCCTCTCCAGGTATCTAAAAGGGGATTGCAGCGCGTTCTGGGCTCGCACTGTAAGTCGTCTACTCTCTCTCTATTCCTTTTCCTTTTTATCTGCGGGTCGGTCGTGTTTATAGTTTACCGATTTATAATGGCCGACTTTCCTTCGTCGTCGTCATCGCATAGTGCCACCAACCGGGACCCCGGGAAGCGACCGTTAGAGGAGGGTGACGAGGAGTCTGTTTTGAACTTGGATAATCTAGAGATCCCGGACCTAGGTCAGTGTGGATCTTTTGATTTCTTAGGAAGCGATGAGTTTTTGAGGGGGGTGCCTCCAGGTCCTATGCCCTCTCCACCCTTAAGTCCTCGTACCCTGGAACTTAGGAATAGAACGGTCGAGGAAAGTCTTCGACTAGGTAGGATCGAATTTGAGAGCAAACCTAGTTTAAACTATCTTAGTTATTACATCACCGTCGACCCCCCTGCGAGTAAGTTGGAGAAGTACATCGACCTGTCTAACGGCTACCGTTACCGAGTGCCGACAGCAGATGAGAGGGTTTGGATGATGCCCGAGTTCGGGATGCATGGGGTTGCGATGATAATGTTTCAGTTTGGTCTTCGTTTGCCCATGCATCCGTTCTTCCTGACGATGTATGAGGCTATCGGTTGTGGTTTAGGGCAGCTGACACCAAATTCTGTTGCTCAGTTAAGTGGTTTCGTGGCGCTGTGCTGTGATAAGGGTCGATCACCGActttgaaattgtttttctctaTTTATGGTGTGCGGTACTATGGTGGCCAAGTATATTTCGACTCCCGACATCGACGGATGAAGATTGTTAGTGTTAGGTCATCGAATT
This window contains:
- the LOC141672824 gene encoding uncharacterized protein LOC141672824, whose product is MTGKGGPSNGHYTYRGVRQRTSGKWVAEIRQPNMGKKLWLGTYETPQEAASAYDEAASAMYGTCARLNLPRYHSSDQSYIVFSTGNTNTTREDWRSIFDASNIKNCAWEGPSILDTSMPFVTNKAVVKEEPVDDPIEVLKQTVSTKDGNGDEEQELKMPDIEEIMDSLGSSVDNVDSTPNHVLESEFCHKEENVKNIVHPRNPPQFSPQLEKNAHATPFDGSSEFDFLKPGRPEDLNFSIDEIRMLEFDSNIGGLN